The following proteins are co-located in the Paludibaculum fermentans genome:
- a CDS encoding pyridoxal-phosphate-dependent aminotransferase family protein: MSTTASALKAPTKLLFGPGPSPVHPRVYEAMRQPIVGHLDPFFFQVNEDIRRGLKTCFGTANEFTMVISGTGSAGMECAVTNFVEPGAKVAVFANGYFSDRLTEMARRHGGDVVRLEKPWGETYTDAEAREFIASTKPAVVAFVQAETSTGAYQPGHAICKAAHEAGALVIADCVTSLGGMPVLVDESGIDIAYSGTQKALGCPPGLAPITCSPRALEWLKARKTTTVSWYLDLKLLLDYYESAHRYHHTAPISMFYALHESLAIITEEGLENRWARHKANHEAFVAGLAEIGVGMLVAEGHRLWTLNTPFVPAGVNDMNVRKKLMAEHSIEIAGGLGPLGGKVFRIGTMGYGSSPENVQLLLGALKDAFQAEGYGK, encoded by the coding sequence ATGTCCACCACAGCCTCCGCACTCAAAGCACCCACGAAGCTGCTCTTCGGACCCGGGCCGTCGCCGGTCCATCCGCGCGTCTACGAAGCCATGCGGCAGCCCATTGTGGGCCACCTGGATCCCTTCTTCTTCCAGGTGAATGAGGACATTCGCCGGGGCCTTAAGACCTGCTTCGGCACGGCCAACGAGTTCACCATGGTGATCTCGGGCACCGGCAGCGCCGGCATGGAATGCGCGGTGACCAACTTCGTGGAGCCGGGCGCCAAGGTGGCCGTCTTCGCGAATGGCTACTTCTCTGATCGGCTGACGGAGATGGCGCGCCGTCACGGCGGCGACGTAGTGCGGTTGGAGAAGCCCTGGGGCGAGACCTACACCGACGCCGAGGCGCGCGAGTTCATCGCCAGCACCAAGCCGGCCGTGGTCGCCTTCGTCCAGGCGGAAACCTCCACCGGCGCCTACCAGCCCGGCCATGCCATCTGCAAGGCCGCGCACGAGGCCGGCGCGCTCGTCATTGCCGACTGCGTCACCAGCCTGGGCGGCATGCCGGTCCTGGTGGACGAATCCGGAATCGACATCGCCTATAGCGGCACCCAGAAAGCGCTGGGGTGCCCGCCCGGCCTGGCGCCCATCACCTGCTCCCCGCGCGCCCTCGAATGGCTGAAGGCCCGCAAAACGACGACGGTGAGCTGGTATCTGGACCTCAAACTCCTGCTGGACTACTACGAGAGCGCCCACCGCTACCACCACACGGCGCCCATTTCGATGTTCTATGCCCTGCACGAGTCCCTGGCCATCATCACGGAAGAGGGTCTGGAAAACCGCTGGGCCCGCCACAAGGCCAACCACGAAGCCTTTGTCGCCGGACTGGCGGAGATCGGCGTGGGCATGCTGGTCGCCGAAGGCCACCGCCTGTGGACGCTGAACACCCCCTTCGTTCCTGCCGGCGTGAACGACATGAACGTCCGCAAGAAATTGATGGCGGAGCATAGCATCGAGATCGCGGGCGGTCTCGGGCCGTTGGGCGGCAAAGTCTTCCGCATCGGCACGATGGGCTACGGTTCCAGCCCGGAGAATGTCCAACTCCTGCTGGGTGCCCTGAAAGACGCCTTCCAGGCCGAAGGCTACGGCAAGTAA